GTACGCGCCCTGGAACTCGTACCGTCCCGTGCGCCCATGGTGTTCGACGTGGGAGAACGGGCCATCGTCGCGCTGACCCGCGCGGGCCGGTACACCCAGGCACGCGACACCGGTGACACGCTGCTCGCCCGGCAGCCACCCCTGGACGTCTTCGCCCGTCTGCAGTCCGTACTCGGCGACACGCTGTGGCACCTCGACGACGTCCACGAGCTGACCCGCCGCACGACGGCGGCGCTGGCAGCCGTCACCGACCCGGTGATCCGCGCCCGGCTGACCGCCCGGCAGGCCCTGGCCCGGTCCCGCGGACGTGACCTCGCGGCCGCGCGCGAAACCGGCGAACGGGCACTCGCCGAGGCGGAGCGGGCGGGGGACCGGGAGGCGCGCGTCCTCGCGCTGTGGGGCCTCGGCGAGATCGCCCTCAACGCGGGTGACTGCGCTGCCGCGGTCGAACACCACACGGCGCTGAGCGTGTTCGACGCGGCGTTCCTCCCGGAGGAGGCCGTCGCCCGGATCCACAGCGACGACTTCGACACCGTAAGGCGACTGCTCCGGACGGCGGGCGACGATCCCCGGCGCCCCGCCATGCTGATCTGGGCCCAGGGAACGCTGCACATGGGTCTCGGCCGGCTCGACGACGCGGACGCCGACTTCGTCACCGCCGAGCGTCTCGAAGCGGACCTCCACGTCCCCGGCAACCTGGTCAACATCCGCGTCAACCGAGGCCTCCTGGCGATGCTGCGCGGCGACCGCGAAGCCGCGAGGCAACACCTGGACGTCGTGAGGGCGACCGTGGCCGACCGGCCGAACACCGGCAACCACGCCGCACACCAGTACTTCGGGGCCGTCGTCGCCGATGCCGACGGCGACCACGCGACAGCGGCCGAACTGATCCGATCCGCGCAGCGGGACCACCCCTTCCTCCGGTGGCGGCTGCTGCGCCCCCATGTCGTCCAGGCCGTGGGGATCGCCCTGCGAGCCGGGGACCGGAACCTGGCCGAGGACCTCGCGGCCCAGGCTGCCGAGCACGCCGTCCGCAACCCCTCCGTGCCCACCGCGCAGGGGACGGCCGCCCACACGGCGGGTCTGGTGAACGCCGACCACGCAATCCTGGAGCGGTCGGTCCGCATCCTCCTCACCGGCCCCCGGCCGCTGCCCCTCGCCGCCGCGTCCGCCGACCTCGGGCGCGCTCTCCGCGCGGCCGGCGACCCCTCCGCGACAGCCGCCCTGACCAAGGCTCACGACATCTACGCCCGGGCCGGGGCCGACGCCGAGGCCGACCGGGTCCGGAACGATCTGGAGCGCGCCACAAGGCGCTCCGGCCGACGGTCCGGAGGCCCCCGATCGCGCCCGCACCAGGGCTGGGACGCGCTCACGGCGTCGGAACGCAAGGTGGCCCGGCTGATCGCCGCAGGCCACACCAACCGGTCGGCCGCCGAGACGCTCTTCGTCTCCCCGCACACGGTCAGCACCCACCTGGCGTCCATCTTCCGCAAGCTCTCGGTGCGTTCGAGGGTCCACATGGTGCGGATCGTCCTCGCCGAGGGTGACGCCGGGACGGCCACCGACGACTGAGCGGGCTCTGCGCCCCTGTGCAAGGTGCGGTGCGCCGTGCGGCAACAGGAGGTGCGGGACCGGTCCTAGCGTGACGGGCGTACCGCGCCGCTCCGACGCGCGGACCAGCCACTCCGAATCGAGGACTCAACCCATGCCGTACATCACCGTGGGCCAGGAGAACACCAACCCCGTCGAGCTCTATTTCGAGGACCAGGGCAGCGGGCAGCCGGTCGTCCTCATCCACGGCTTCCCGCTCGACGGCCACTCCTGGGAGCGCCAGACCGCCGCGCTGCTCGACGCCGGCCACCGCGTGATCACGTACGACCGCCGCGGGTTCGGTCGGTCCTCGCAGCCGACCAGCGGCTACGACTACGACACCTTCGCCGCCGACCTCAACACGGTGATGGAGACCCTCGACCTGAAGGACGCCGTCCTCGTCGGCTTCTCCATGGGCACCGGCGAGGTCGCCCGCTACGTGTCCACGTACGGCTCCGCCCGCGTCGCCAAGGTCGCCTTCCTGGCCTCCCTCGAGCCCTGCCTGCTCAAGACCGACGACAACCCGGACGGCGTCGCTCCGAAGGAGTTCTTCGACGGAGTCGTCGACGCCGTCAAGGCCGACCGCTACGCCTACTACACCGCCTTCTTCAACGACTTCTACAACCTCGACGAGAACCTGGGCACCCGGATCAGCGAGGAAGCGGTCCGCAACAGCTGGAACACCGCGGCCCGCGGCGGCTCCTTCGCCGCGTCCGCCGCACCCTCGACCTGGTACACCGACTTCCGCGCCGACATCCCCGCCGTCGACGTCCCGGCCCTGATCCTGCACGGCACCGCCGACCGCATCCTGCCCGCCGACAACACCGCGCGCCCCTTCCACAAGGCGCTCCCCGCCGCCGACTACGTCGAGATCGAGGGCGCCCCGCACGGACTGCTGTGGACCCACGCCGAGGAGGTCAACACCGCCCTCCTCGCCTTCCTCGCCAAGTGACGCCGAACCGTTGACCCGCCGGGTGACGCCGGAGCTCCCGACGTCACCCCGGCCCCGGTTCCCCGGCGCGGGAACCGGACGAGCGTCGCCGCGCTCATGGCGGCGCGCCCGGTCGGCGAAGAGCCCGGGGACGGTGTCGCCATCCTCGAACGGCAACTCGCCGACCTGCGCTTCGACTGAGACGGGCCCCGCCCGGGGCGACGGCGGGGTGGTTCATACTGATCCGCCGTACCGCACGCGGACCGAGCCGGTCCCGTGCGGGCCAGGCCGGCAGAATGAGCGTGAACCGAGTGACGACACGGACCGTACCCGAGGAGATCGACGGGGTACGGACCCCCCTCCGTGGCCGAGAGGCCGAACTGGCGTTCCTCGAGGCGAGGCTCGACGCGCTCGACCGCGGCGAAGGCGGGATCGTCCGTGTCGAAGGCCCCGCCGGCATCGGCAGGTCCAGGATCCTCGCGGAGGCCGCGGCAGCCGCGAGGCGGCGCGGGACGAGGGTGTTCGAGGGGGCGGCGGACCCCGACGAACAGTTCGTGCCGCTCGGCTCGCTCCTCGACGGCGTGCTCGCCGGCAAGGGGCCGCTGTCGGGCGCCGTCCGTCTCCGGGACCTCGCCACGACCCCCGGCCGGCGGTTCTGGCTGCTCCAGGAACTGAGGGACGGCCTGCGGGAGACGGTGCGGGACGGCCCCCTGCTCGTCGTCCTCGACGACCTGCAGTGGTGCGACGACCTGACCCTGCTCACCTTTCACACCCTCGCGGCCGGACTCTCGTCGCACGCCATCCTCTGGCTGGTCGCCGTGCGCGGCGGCAGCGTGCCGTCGGGCGTGCGCACGACCCTGGACAGGATCCGGCAGGCAGGCGCGCACGAGCTGGTGCTGGGCGCGCTGGGGGAGCGGGCGACCGCACAGATCGCCGAGGACGTCCTGGGGGCCACTCCGGACCCGGACGTCCTGCGCGTCGCCCACCGTGCCGAGGGAGTGCCACAGCTGCTGGTCGAGCTGCTCGGCTCGCTGCGGGAGGACGAGGCGGTGACGATCGAGCAGGGCAGGGCGACACTGCCCGGCGGACCTCCCGCCCCGCGGGTTCTTCCCTCTGTCCTGCGCCGTCTCGACCAGCTGTCGGACGAGGCCCGGGAGCTGGTGCGGACGGCGGCGGCCGTGGGCGGCCCGGTCACGGTCGCGCATCTCGCCGAACTGCTCGGCAGGTCCCCGGCGGCGCTCATCACGGCGGTGCAGGAATCCCTCGACGCCGAGCTGCTCGCGGAACGGGGCGATCGCCTCGCCTTCCGCCACGACCTGATCCGCGAGGCGGTGGAGCAATCCGGGCCGTCGGCCGGGAGAGGGGCGCCGTCGGATGCGGCGGAGGCGGGTACAAGAACGCAGGATGCGGCGGAGGCGGACCGGCTTCGCACCGCCGCGGCGGAACTCGCGGCCACCGCACCCGGACCCGCCGCGGAGCACAGCCTCAAGGCCCTGGAACTCACCGCGGTGGACGGTCCGGAGCGGCCGCACATCATCGCCGAGACGATTCCGCTGCTCTGGCAGACGGGCCGGGCCGCCCAGGCGCGCGAGCTGGGAGCCGCCGCCCTGGCGACCGGCGGCCTCGGGCCCGAGGGCGAGGCGCGCATACGCCTCGCCCTGGCCCGCGCCGCCGTCTCGTTCGACTTCTCCGAGGCGGCCCGGCAGGCCCGCGCCGGGGCAGCACTGCCCGGAATCCCCGTGGACCTGAAGGGGCGACTCCTCGCCATGCTCGCCGTCGGCCTGTCGATGGCGGGCGAGCACGCGGCGGCCGAGAAGGTCGCGGCGGAGGCGTGGGAGGCCGCGGCGGCAGCGGGGGACCGCTCCGCCGAGGCCACGCTGACGACGGTCCGCTCCGCCGTGAGTTTCCACCGCATGGACTTGACCGAGGCGTTCCGGCAGGCCGAGCGGGCCGCCGCGCTGGCCGACGCCCTGGGCGTCAGCACCTCGCTGTGGGTGCCGGAGGCCTTGTGGCACGCGCTCCTGTCGAACACCACCGGACGTTCCGCGGAGGCACTCGCCGCCGCGGAGGACGGCATCCGGATCACCCGGGAGCAGGGGCGGACGGCGGCCACCCGGATGTGGCTCATGACCCGCTCCCGCATCCTTCTGGAGGCCGGACGACTGGCGGAAGCCCGGGCCGACGCCGAAGCCGCGTCCGCGACGACCGACGATCCCGGCCCGGGCAACCTCGCCGACGTCACGCTCCGGTACGTGATGCTGCGCGTCGCCCTCCACACCGACGACCGGGGGACCGCACATGTGTACGCGGCGGAGGCGAGGCGCATGCGCGGCGACGGCGCACCCGTCGTCCGGCACTTCGGCTCCTGGATGCTGGCACTGATGGCGGACTTCGAGGGCCGGCCCGACCGTGCCATGGCCGAACTCGACGAGGTGATGACCTCGCCCGCCGCGGACCGGCCCGCCTACGCCGGCCTGGTCGATCCCGCCGACGCCCCTGGGCTCGTCCGCATGGCGCTGCGCGCCGGGGCGCTCGAACGGGCCGCGCAGGCAGTCGCCCTGGCCGAGCGGCGCGCCGAGCTCAACCCCGACCTCACGTTCCTCGCCGCGACCGCCGCACACGCCCGGGGTCTGCTCGACAACGACCTCGCTCCTCTCCAGCACGCCGTCCGGCTGTACGAGGACTGCCCTCGGGTGCTGGCCCGGGCGTCGGCCTTGGAGGACGCCGGTCGGAAGCTGGCGACCACCCGCAGGCCCGAAGCGCTGCCGTACTTCGACACGGCCCTCGCTCTCTACGCGCGGGCGGGCGCCACGCGGGACGTCGCACGCGTCCACCGGCGCCTGCGCGCCGCAGGCGTCCGCCGCCGGCCCGCGACAGCCGGACTCTCCGGTGCGTGGCCCGAGCTGACGGCCGCTGAGATCCGGGTGGTCCGGCTGGTGGCCCGAGGACTGGCCAACCGAGAGGTGGCCGAGCAGCTGGCGCTCTCGCCGCACACGGTGGCATCGCACCTGCGCCGGGCCTTCACCAAGCTGGACGTCACCTCGCGCGGCGAGCTGATCCGGCTGGTCAGGCAGCGTGACAACGGAGAGTAGCCGCTTCGTATCCCCTGTGCGGGTCCCCGCAATGAACGATTCACGCGATGTGCCGACGTCGCCGCTTCCTCAGAATGATCAAGAACCGCGAAATGGAGAAACCCGCGGGGACAGTTGATCGAGAGAGGAACCGCGCATGACCGCAAGGCTCCAGCGAGCCCGCCCCGGCAGCCCCGAGCTCCAGGCGCTCGTCGACGAGCTCGCGGAGCGCCTCGGCCGGTCCGTCGCCGTCGACGACCCGCTGGTCCGCATGGTCTGCACGAGCCGCCACTTCGGCGACGAGGACCCGGTACGCATCGGCACCCTGTTGCAGGGCCGCGCCGACAACGCGGCCATCCGCTACGTCCTCGCCCAGGGCGTGACCCAGTGGTCGCGAGCCGGGTTCATCGACGGCCGTGACGATCTCGGACTGCTGCCCCGTTACGTCGTGCCGCTGCGCGAGCGCGGGCACCTCCTCGGGCTGCTCATGGTGGTCGCGCCCGGGAAGGCGCTCGAAGAGCGGGAGACGCGCGCCATCGCCCGGGCCGCGGACGCCATGGCCGCCCAGATGTACGGGGAGCACATCGCCGCCGACACCCGCAAGGCCGACGAGCGGGACCTGGTCCTCGAACTCGTCGGCGCCGACGTCGCCGCCCGTACCGCCGCACGCCGGCGAGGCAGGGAACTCGGACTGCTCGGAGCGGCCGAGCACGTCCTGGTCACCGTCGTTCAGCTGGGCTGCGCGACGGAGCTCGTACGGCATTCCGAGGCCGCCCTGTGGGGGGCGTTGGAAGGGTTCCGGCAGACGCGCTCCGCGCAGGGCCTGATGGCGATCGGCAGGGAGCGGGCGACGCTGCTCCAGCTCCGCGTCCGCCCACCCGGCGCGGACGAGGTCGCTTCCCAGTCCGCTCGTATCCTCGACGAACTCCGCACCTTCCTGGGCCCGTCGGCGGACCCGGTGATCGGCGTCGGTGGCCGGCAGGCCGGCCTGGACCACGCCTGGACGTCGTACGAGCAGGCGCTCGTGGCCGCACGCGCGGCACGCCGACTGCCCAGCCTGAAGCGCGCCGGTGACTGGGAGGCGCTCGGTGAGCTCGCGGTGCTGCTCCAGCTTCCCGAGCACGCCCTGAACGCGTCCCTGGTCCCGGAGCCGCTCCGCACCCTGACGGAGGCTCACGGCGGCGACCGCCTGCGGGACACCCTCCGCTGCTTCCTCGAACACGCGGGGTCGATTCCCAAGACCGCGGACACGCTGGGCATCCACCGCACCTCGCTCTACTACCGCCTGCGCCAGATCCAGGAGATCACCGGACTCGACCTCGACGACGGCGCGCACCGGCTCACCCTGCACCTCGGCCTCAGGGTCGGGGAACTCCTCGCCCCGGGCGACGACAGGGCCGTGTGACCACGGACTCGCTTCGACAAAGCGAGGAGCATCCACGGCCCGATTCCTACAGCTCGCGGTGGTGCGGGCGGCGGGCCCCCATCGATGATGTTCGGACGGGCGGGGCCGGTGTACCGCCTCTGGCCAGGGGAGAGGTCATGAAGGAACTGATCACGACGGACGGCGCGAGGCTCGCCTACCAGGACTCCGGCGGCGAGGGCGTCCCGCTGGTGATGCTGCACGGCTGGGGGCAGACGCAGGCGATGTTCCGCCACCAGATCGAGGGGTTGGCGCCCGGTCGTCGCGTCGTCACCCTCGACCTCCGCGGCCACGGGAAGTCCGGCAAACCGCGTCATGGACACCGCATCGCCCGGCTCTCCCGCGACGTGCTCGAACTCGTCGACCATCTCGGGCTGACCCGCTTCGACGCACTGGGCTGGTCCATGGGCGTCTCGGTGTGGTGGAGCTTCATCGACCAGTACGGGACCGGACGGATCCGGCGCTTCGTCGCCGTCGACCAGCCCGCGGCGGTCGCCGCCGTGCCCTGGATGACCGAGCGCGAACAGCGGGACTCCGGCGCCATCTTCGACGTGTCGGGGCTGTTGTACCTGGGCGCTGCCCTCGCGGGGCCGGAGGGCGACACGGTCCGCGCCGACTTCGTGCGCGGCATGTTCTCCGGCGAGCCCGACCCCGAGGTACTGGCCTTCGTCACCGAGGAGATCAGTTCGACACCCGCCCACGCGGGCGTGCCTCTCCTGTTCGACCACTGTGCGCAGGACTGGCGTGACGTGCTTCCCCGGATCGATGTGCCGACCCTGGTGATCGGCTGCGAGGGGAGCCATGTGCACCCCGATTCGCAGCGCTTCGTCGCCGAGCGGATTCCCGGCGCCCGCCTGCACGTCTTCTCCTCCGACGTGGCGGGCTCGCACTTCCCCTTCCTGGAGAACCCGCCGGCCTTCAACACCGTGGTGGAGAAGTTCCTCGCCGAGGAGCCGGCGAACAGGGCGTGAATCCGCACTCCGCCCGCACGAACCTACGGCTAGGAACCACCATGCCCCTCACACTGATGTCCCCTGCGTCCGCACGTGTGCCCCGGCAGGCGCCCGACCCGACCTCGCCCTCCTCCCGCTCCGGGTGGCTGGTCCGGATGGTCTCCGAGATGCCGGACACGGACGACCGGAACCAGGTCTACCTCGGCGTCCATGTCCGTGGGCCCGTCACCGTGGTCCGCGAGCGTGCCGAGACCCTGCTGGAGCCGAACGACCTCGTCTTCTGCGACCCGGCCCGACGGCATCTGCTGCGGTTCGGCGAGGACTGCCGGATGATCTTCTTCCGCGTACCCCGCTGCTATCTGGGCGTCACGGAGTCGGAACTCGACCGGGTGCTCGGCGTACCCGTACGCGGCGGGGAGGGGATCGGGGCGCTGGCCTCCGACTTCCTGACCGCGCTCGCCGCCAGGGCGGAGTTCCGCCGGTCCACGATCGGGGACCGACGTGCCAGGACGGCTGTGCATCTCCTCTCCGTCCTGGTCATGGAGCTCCTCGACGCGGACGCGACGGACGAGGCCGACGACGCGCCGGGGGCCGTCAACGAGATGCTGTCCCGTATCCACGCCTACATCGAAGAACATCTGATGGATCCGGACCTCTCGCCGGAGTCGATCGCACGCGCCCACCACATCTCGGTCCGGTACCTGCAGAAGCTCTTCCAGAACGACGGCAGCACGGTGAGCCAGTGGGTGCGACAGCGCAGGCTCGAGTTCTGCCGGCTCGAGCTGAGCCGCTCCAGGGCCCGGAGAACCACCATGGCCGCGGTGGCCCACCGCTGGGGCTTCAGCAGTCCCTCTCACTTCAGCCGCACGTTCCGCGGGGCCTACGGCATCAGCCCCAGCGAATGGCAGGCGCTGGCGACCTCCGCCGTCGCGCCGACGACTGTCCGCACCCCGGTCGCATGACCAACCCCACCGTCGTCCTCGTGCACGGTGCCTTCGCCGACGCGACAGGCTGGATAGGCGTCATCTCGGAACTGCGGAGCAGCGGTATCCCGGTGATCGCTCCGTCGAACCCGCTGCGGGGCCTGACGTCGGACGCCGCCTATCTCGCCTCCTTCCTGACGCAGGTCGAGGGCCCGGCCGTACTCGTCGGCCACTCGTACGGCGGCGCGCTGATCACCGTGGCCGGCGCCGCGGAGAACGTCGTGGGGCTCGTCTACGTGGCCGCCTACGTGCCCCACGAGGGCGAGAGCCTCGGCCAGCTCCAAGGAAGCTTCCCCGAGTGTCCGCTGACTGGCCATCTGAAGGAGTGGACGTACCCGCTCCTCGACGGAGACTCGGCGGTCGAGGTCACCATCGAGGAGACGGCCTTTCCCTCCGTCTTCGCGGCGGACGTGTCCGAGGACGTCGCAGGCGTCCTGGCAGCGGCCCAACGCCCGCTCGCCATGGCCGCCTTCACCGAGACCGTGTCCACGGCGGCGTGGCGGACGAAACCGTCCTGGGCCCTGGTGGCCGGGTCCGACCGCACCATCAGCCCCGAGGCCCAGCGCTTCGGCGCCGCCCGCGCGGGAGCCGTCGTCGTCGAACTCCCGGACGCCTCCCACGCCGTCGTCCTGTCCGAGCCCAAACAGGTCGCCGACCTGATCAGAGACGCCGTACGCGCGACGAGCTGACCACCGGCCTCCGCGCCCTTGAGCGGCAGGTGCCGGGGACGCGTCGTCAGAGGAATGCGGCGAGGCCGTCGAGGAGCCTGTCCACGTCGTCGGGGGTGTTGTAGGGCGCCAGGCCCGCCCGGAGGGCCGGGGACTCCAGCTTCAGCGCGGCGAAGGGCTCGTGCGCGTAGAACTGGCCGGCCGGGGCGACGACGTTGCGCCCGGCCAGGTGTATCTGGGCCTCGCGCGCGTCGCGGCCTTCGAGGGTCATCAGGAGCGTCGGGGTGCGGTCGTGGGCCTTCGAGTGCAGGGTGATGGCGTCACCCAGCGACCGAAGACCCTCCTCCAGCCTCGTACGGAGCGTCAGCTCGTGCTCGTGCAGGGAGCCCAGGGACCGCGACAGTCGCTCCCTGCGAGAGGTCGCCGTGCCGGGGTCCAGCGCGGCGAGGAAGTCCACCGCGGCGGTGGCGCCGGCCAGGGTCTCGTAGGGGAGCGTGCCGAACTCGAAGCGCTCCGGCACGGTGTCGGGGGAGGGCAGGAGCTTGTCCGGGTGGAGGGTCTCGAGGAGCTCGGGCGTTGCGGCCAGCACCCCGCAGTGCGGTCCGAGGAACTTGTAGGGCGAGCACACGAACAGGTCCGCCCCCGACGCGGGCACGTCCACGAGGTGGTGCGCCGCGTAGTGCACACCGTCCACGTACACCAGGGCGCCGACCTCGTGGGCCCGGTCGGCGATCCGGCGGACGGGCGGCTTGGTGCCCAACACGTTCGAGGCCGCCGTGACCGCGACCAGCCGCGTCCGCGGTGAGAGGACCCGCTCGTACGAGTCGAGGTCGAGCTCCGTCGTTCCCGCGTCGATCTCGATCCGATGAACCGTCACTCCGGCGCGCTCGGCAGCCTGGACCCAGGGGCGGACGTTGGCGTCGTGGTCCAGACGGCTGACGATGATCTCGTCGCCCGGGTTCCAGCTCTTGGCCAGGTGGCGTGAGAAGTCGTACGTGAGCTGCGTGGCACTGCGCCCGTGGACGATGCCACTCGCAGGCACGTGGAGGAGGTCGGCGTAGGCGGCGCGGAAGTCCGTGACCGCACGCTCGGCGTTGAGTTCGGACGGGTTGACGGTTCCTCGGTTGGAGAGGGGTCCGGTCAGCGTCGCGGCGACGGCGTCGGCGACGGGGCGGGGGGTCTGTGTGCCGCCCGGCCCGTCGAAGAAGGCGAGGCCGTCGTCGAGGGAGGGGAAGTGGGCCCGGAGGGCCGCGAGGTCGATGGCCATGGCCTCGGCTTTCTGTCGGGCGGCTCGCCTGGTGGTCGCGGTGCCTGGAAGTGAGGTGCATAGACTCTGGCACTCGGTGTCGGAACACGTAAAGCGATGAATCGCGAAGAGAGAGTTCACGATCCATGAAGTCCCAGCCCGATCTGAAGCTCCTCGCCACCTTCCTGGCCGTCGTGCGTCATGGCTCGATGGCCGAGGCCGCGGCAGCGCTCGGCTACGTGCCCTCGGCGGTCTCCCAGCACATCGCCGCGCTGGAACGCGACATGGGCATCGAACTGCTCGTCCGCCGCCCAGGCAGCCGACTCATCCTCACTGCGGCCGGCCGCTCCCTCGCGCAGGCGACCGAGACGCTCTTCGACGCGACCGCGCGATTCCAGGATGTCGCCAACGGCATCGCGAACCGGGAGATCGCCGAACTTCGCGTCGGCACCTACCCCAGTGCGATGAGCCACTTGTTCCCGGAGGTCCTGTCCACGCTCAAGGCCCGTCGCTCCGGCCCCCGCATCCACCTCATCGATGTGGAGACGCACGAAGGACTGCCGAAGGTGAAATCGGGGGACATGGACCTGCTCGTCGCCTACCGCTATCTGCCCGAGGACCCGCCGACCCCGTCCGACGCGTGGACCGTCACAGCCCTGGGCCGCGAACCGCTGGTCCTGGTCACGGGCGCCGAGCCGGGCCGCCGTCGCCCGGTGCGGCTCGCCGAATGCCTGGAACGCGACTGGATCTCGGGCCACGCGCACAACGCCGACCGGCGTCTGCTGCACCGCTGGGCCGGAGAGCTCGGCATCTCGCCCCGGGTGACGCTGGAGACCGAAGACCTGCACGGCATGCTCGCCATGATCCGAGCCGGCCTGGCGGTGGGGCTGATCCCGGCCACACTCCTCGACCGAGGGCATGAGGAGTCCGGGGTCGAGAGGGTGGTCCTTCCGCCCGGCGTCACACCGCTCCACCGGGAGATCCTCGCCGTCAGCCGACCCGGCGCCCGACCCCCGGTCATCGACGAGCTGGTCACACTCCTGGCCGGCGCCCTGGAGAGCATCCGGTCGTAGCCGACTGTCATCGGGGCGGCCGCGCGCCGTAGACGTAGGCACGCAGGCCCGTTCGGTTGCCCAGGTCCGGCAGCGGATGCGCGGGCCATGCGTGGGCGTACGAAGGGGGCCGGGCCGCGTCCGCCACCAGGATCGCGACCGGTTGGTGGAGCGCCGTCGCGACGAGTTCCCCCGGCGTGATGCTCTTGTTGGGGCCGCCGGGTTGGCGGGACGCGCATCCGGCCAGGAGGGCCACGCGGATCGACTCAAGACCGCTGACCACACACGGCGGACGCACGCCCAGGGCGTGGAGTTCGGCCGCGATGCGCCCGAGGTCGGCCGTGTAGCGGCGCACTCGGTCGGCCGTGTTGTCGACCAGCCGGTACTGGAGCGCCAGGTGTGAGGCCAGGGCCACGGCGACGAGGCCGACCACGATCCGGCGCCCGCGCGGCCGGGGCCGGCACGCCCGGACCAGGCCGTACGCGACGGGCAGGGCGAGGAGCGCGTAGGCGGGCAGGAGGAAACGCGGTGCCGCGTAGCCGACGGTGAACAGATAGGGCGCGGCCAGTGCCGCGCCGACCACCGTCGCCACCACCAGTTCCGTGCGGTGGCGGCCGACGCGTACAGCGGCCCGCACACCCGCCGCCACGAGCAGCGGCAGCGCGAAGAACCACAGGGCGGCCGCGGGAAACCGCCAGGGCACGTCGCAGGGGCGGCACAGCGTGCGCCCGCCGAGTGCGCGGGCGTGGTCGTCGACGGAGAAGTACCAGCCGAGCCGGCCCTGGATCTCGCTGCCCCGGTCCAGCCGGGCGGCGAGACCGCCGTAGGAGACGTACGCCTCGACGATCCACGGAGCGCACCCGGCGGCCAAGCCTGCGGCGAGCGCGACCAGCAGGAACCCCCACCGGCGGGCCCTCATCGCCACGGCTGCGACCGCGAGCGGCAGGGCGAGCCACACCGCGTCCGTGGGCCGCATCAGCGCGGCGAACGCCACCCCGGCGGCCAGGCCGACGGGCGCCCACCGGTCTCCCGGGTCCCGCACGGCCCGCAGGAAGCAGCCGACAGCGGCGAGCGCCCCGTAGGCGACCCACAGGTTGGGCATCGCCTGCGAGGCGTAGAACATCGTGATCCACAGGCTGGTGAACAGGCCGCCCGCGACACCGAGAACCGGCGCGGGCAGCAGTCGTCGCCACACCCACAGTGCGAGGAACAGTCCGCAGCCCGCCAGCACGGCCAGGTAGACGCGCAGCGCCGTGAGGGAGGTGGTCAGCACGGTGAGGGGGGCGACGAGGTAGGTGATGCCCCGGGCACGCGGCGCGCTGAAGAACGCGGCCGGTGCCTG
This sequence is a window from Streptomyces sp. HUAS YS2. Protein-coding genes within it:
- a CDS encoding helix-turn-helix transcriptional regulator, with translation MSPDRSAGQGAATGLSRPGLRGREAELERLRALVEAVRDGEGGAIALLLGEPGIGKTVLLRETVAIARAQGFVVSHGRAEELHELAPLASLASGLLHGDPPLLSGTDLADLAGHHDQRIWLVERLAQLIEERSAGTPVLIAVDDVQWADPLSRFALSVLPARLLSSPVLWLLTGRDDPELYGQGSLTTTLPLRPLPDAALTELAHDVLGGVVPEHVAELLDGAGGNPFLASEMLSGIAASGADGSEPPERLVLGVRDRLGTLRPDTLHFLRIGSVLGRAFTLADAAALCGRPASGLSAEVDEAIAAALLHDDGERLLFRHDLLRQAVYADLAPSVRRALHREAASRLVAAGRSSADAVPHLLKSADPGDQEAIRLLDEAATDVIAVMPDLAADLAVRALELVPSRAPMVFDVGERAIVALTRAGRYTQARDTGDTLLARQPPLDVFARLQSVLGDTLWHLDDVHELTRRTTAALAAVTDPVIRARLTARQALARSRGRDLAAARETGERALAEAERAGDREARVLALWGLGEIALNAGDCAAAVEHHTALSVFDAAFLPEEAVARIHSDDFDTVRRLLRTAGDDPRRPAMLIWAQGTLHMGLGRLDDADADFVTAERLEADLHVPGNLVNIRVNRGLLAMLRGDREAARQHLDVVRATVADRPNTGNHAAHQYFGAVVADADGDHATAAELIRSAQRDHPFLRWRLLRPHVVQAVGIALRAGDRNLAEDLAAQAAEHAVRNPSVPTAQGTAAHTAGLVNADHAILERSVRILLTGPRPLPLAAASADLGRALRAAGDPSATAALTKAHDIYARAGADAEADRVRNDLERATRRSGRRSGGPRSRPHQGWDALTASERKVARLIAAGHTNRSAAETLFVSPHTVSTHLASIFRKLSVRSRVHMVRIVLAEGDAGTATDD
- a CDS encoding alpha/beta fold hydrolase, with protein sequence MPYITVGQENTNPVELYFEDQGSGQPVVLIHGFPLDGHSWERQTAALLDAGHRVITYDRRGFGRSSQPTSGYDYDTFAADLNTVMETLDLKDAVLVGFSMGTGEVARYVSTYGSARVAKVAFLASLEPCLLKTDDNPDGVAPKEFFDGVVDAVKADRYAYYTAFFNDFYNLDENLGTRISEEAVRNSWNTAARGGSFAASAAPSTWYTDFRADIPAVDVPALILHGTADRILPADNTARPFHKALPAADYVEIEGAPHGLLWTHAEEVNTALLAFLAK
- a CDS encoding ATP-binding protein — encoded protein: MSVNRVTTRTVPEEIDGVRTPLRGREAELAFLEARLDALDRGEGGIVRVEGPAGIGRSRILAEAAAAARRRGTRVFEGAADPDEQFVPLGSLLDGVLAGKGPLSGAVRLRDLATTPGRRFWLLQELRDGLRETVRDGPLLVVLDDLQWCDDLTLLTFHTLAAGLSSHAILWLVAVRGGSVPSGVRTTLDRIRQAGAHELVLGALGERATAQIAEDVLGATPDPDVLRVAHRAEGVPQLLVELLGSLREDEAVTIEQGRATLPGGPPAPRVLPSVLRRLDQLSDEARELVRTAAAVGGPVTVAHLAELLGRSPAALITAVQESLDAELLAERGDRLAFRHDLIREAVEQSGPSAGRGAPSDAAEAGTRTQDAAEADRLRTAAAELAATAPGPAAEHSLKALELTAVDGPERPHIIAETIPLLWQTGRAAQARELGAAALATGGLGPEGEARIRLALARAAVSFDFSEAARQARAGAALPGIPVDLKGRLLAMLAVGLSMAGEHAAAEKVAAEAWEAAAAAGDRSAEATLTTVRSAVSFHRMDLTEAFRQAERAAALADALGVSTSLWVPEALWHALLSNTTGRSAEALAAAEDGIRITREQGRTAATRMWLMTRSRILLEAGRLAEARADAEAASATTDDPGPGNLADVTLRYVMLRVALHTDDRGTAHVYAAEARRMRGDGAPVVRHFGSWMLALMADFEGRPDRAMAELDEVMTSPAADRPAYAGLVDPADAPGLVRMALRAGALERAAQAVALAERRAELNPDLTFLAATAAHARGLLDNDLAPLQHAVRLYEDCPRVLARASALEDAGRKLATTRRPEALPYFDTALALYARAGATRDVARVHRRLRAAGVRRRPATAGLSGAWPELTAAEIRVVRLVARGLANREVAEQLALSPHTVASHLRRAFTKLDVTSRGELIRLVRQRDNGE
- a CDS encoding PucR family transcriptional regulator, yielding MTARLQRARPGSPELQALVDELAERLGRSVAVDDPLVRMVCTSRHFGDEDPVRIGTLLQGRADNAAIRYVLAQGVTQWSRAGFIDGRDDLGLLPRYVVPLRERGHLLGLLMVVAPGKALEERETRAIARAADAMAAQMYGEHIAADTRKADERDLVLELVGADVAARTAARRRGRELGLLGAAEHVLVTVVQLGCATELVRHSEAALWGALEGFRQTRSAQGLMAIGRERATLLQLRVRPPGADEVASQSARILDELRTFLGPSADPVIGVGGRQAGLDHAWTSYEQALVAARAARRLPSLKRAGDWEALGELAVLLQLPEHALNASLVPEPLRTLTEAHGGDRLRDTLRCFLEHAGSIPKTADTLGIHRTSLYYRLRQIQEITGLDLDDGAHRLTLHLGLRVGELLAPGDDRAV